One Dromiciops gliroides isolate mDroGli1 chromosome 3, mDroGli1.pri, whole genome shotgun sequence DNA segment encodes these proteins:
- the LOC122745363 gene encoding proline-rich protein 2-like — protein sequence MAASRAPRPQARLLRTYGGLGGGRRRGPWRGARARVAAAPWFSPACERRRLFSSSSSGLSAGSPGGGPGSNSPASAPDSDSDPDFEPGLVCGSPGAAPRGLRPRARAEGPPRVGGRDPGAARGSAGGPGGGGGRRGRGGRGGGQGEPAAPPRDRAVLEAPSAGPETRPLPLQHPGPAAPRPQPQHPRHSPWPPSQEHPGRPQPGPQPEPGAGARARGGGQLGHQRLPLQPRGGAPEGAPPETPPEEGGPAGPGHPWPPPRAGAAAQGPPPEHGPQGLHQRLQLGPLEEEPGPPGPAQPGRRGGAGLGPGAGLALLSQEEGGGRAAAGRLALQLPAPGLAGPLRRHPLADLLHVRADPRQVLERRRDGAVGRREGVPRVPAGGAAGLRALPEPGPDPELRQDRGGRVRGGVPHRGGGPHGGPESHRHRGPGAGERKPTENLRRNPARDHHLQGAEPPVRGVPQPHRGLHRPLRGALRAGPLPRPAAPGLGRLPQPPGLGEPAA from the coding sequence ATGGCGGCGTCCCGGGCCCCGCGGCCCCAGGCCCGGCTGCTCCGAACCTATGGCGGCCTGGGCGGCGGGCGGCGGCGGGGCCCCTGGCGCGGGGCGCGGGCCCGGGTGGCGGCCGCACCCTGGTTCTCCCCGGCCTGCGAGCGCCGGCGCCTCTTctccagcagcagcagcggccTGAGCGCCGGCAGCCCCGGCGGGGGGCCCGGCAGCAACAGCCCCGCCTCAGCCCCCGACTCAGACTCGGACCCGGACTTTGAGCCGGGGCTCGTGTGCGGCTCCCCGGGGGCAGCCCCGCGGGGTCTGCGGCCGCGGGCACGGGCCGAGGGCCCCCCCCGCGTGGGCGGACGAGACCCCGGGGCGGCCCGCGGCTCTGCGGGAGGCCCCGGAGGAGGAGGCGGCCGCAGAGGAAGAGGAGGCCGCGGAGGCGGCCAAGGAGAACCGGCCGCACCGCCACGTGACCGAGCGGTCCTGGAGGCTCCGAGCGCGGGGCCAGAGACCCGGCCCCTTCCTCTGCAGCACCCCGGGCCCgccgccccccgcccccagccccagcACCCCCGCCACTCCCCGTGGCCGCCCAGCCAGGAGCATCCTGGCCGGCCTCAGCCCGGTCCGCAACCTGAGCCCGGGGCCGGAGCCCGCGCCCGAGGCGGGGGACAGCTCGGCCACCAGCGCCTCCCTCTTCAGCCCCGTGGTGGAGCCCCCGAGGGAGCCCCGCCGGAGACTCCGCCGGAGGAAGGCGGCCCAGCGGGCCCGGGCCACCCCTGGCCTCCCCCTAGGGCCGGAGCAGCCGCCCAGGGCCCTCCCCCAGAGCACGGCCCGCAAGGCCTGCATCAGCGGCTGCAGCTCGGCCCGCTGGAAGAGGAGCCGGGCCCCCCAGGCCCAGCCCAGCCAGGCCGCCGCGGGGGCGCGGGGCTGGGCCCAGGCGCGGGCCTCGCTCTCCTTTCACAGGAAGAAGGTGGTGGCCGAGCCGCAGCCGGCCGGCTCGCCCTGCAGCTCCCTGCTCCTGGACTCGCCGGGCCCCTCCGGCGGCACCCCCTGGCAGACCTCCTCCATGTACGTGCTGACCCCCGACAGGTCCTCGAGCGCCGCCGAGATGGCGCTGTCGGACGCCGAGAAGGTGTTCCGAGAGTGCCAGCAGGAGGGGCCGCTGGCCTTCGGGCACTACCTGAGCCCGGACCGGATCCAGAGCTGCGACAAGATCGGGGAGGGCGTGTTCGGGGAGGTGTACCGCACCGTGGCGGAGGACCGCACGGCGGCCCTGAAAGTCATCGCCATCGAGGGCCGGGAGCTGGTGAACGGAAGCCCACAGAAAACCTTCGGCGAAATCCTGCCCGAGATCATCATCTCCAAGGAGCTGAGCCTCCTGTCCGAGGAGTCCCCCAACCGCACCGAGGGCTTCATCGGCCTCTACGGGGTGCGCTGCGTGCGGGGCCCCTACCCAGACCTGCTGCTCCGGGCCTGGGACGCCTTCCGCAGCCGCCGGGGCTCGGAGAACCAGCGGCCTGA